The genomic stretch GGACTCCGGCGGCCAGACAAAGTCGATGTAGGCCTCATCCACCACCAACAGACAGTCCTTGGGCAACACACCCGCCAGCACCGAAATATCTTCAATGCCTGCGGCAAGACCGGTCGGGTTGTCCGGGCTGGTGACGATAACCATGGCGGTGTCCTCGTCCGCGGCCTCGGCCAGCTTGTCCAGGGGCAATTCGTAATCTTCGCCGCGCTTGACCTCGCGATACTCCACCCCGGCCAGCTTGGCACACATGCGATACATGGAGAAGGAGTTCTCATAGCAGATCACATTGGATTTCCCGGGTCGGGCCTTCATGCGAAAGAGCATGTCGATGATTTCGTCGGAGCCGTTTCCAACGAGAATGGATTCCTTAGGCACACCCACATGACGACTGATGGCTTCAGTCAACCGGGGGGAATGGTTTTCAGGATACCGGAAAACTTTGGCCGCATTGCGATCAAGAGTCTTTTGCACGATGGGCGACACGCCAAGCGGATTCTCATTGCTGGCGAGCTTGATGACGGTATCAAGTCCATACTGGGCCTGAATCTGTTCTATGGTCAGACCCGGCTTGTACGGATCGAACTCCATTATCTCCGGGCGGACGGTGAATTCTCTCATATGTTCCATTCCTGTTGGTACAGTGAGGGCCTAAGGTATCGAAGAAAACCGATACAACATGAAAAAGGACGGCCGAAGCCGTCCTTTGTATAAACTTTATCCACGCCCGTAAAGAGGCATAATACTACTCTGGACGCACGGTAAGCACAGGCACGGAGGACGACTTGACCACCTTCTCGGCAACAGAACCGAACAGGATGCGATCGATGCCCTTTCGTCCATGGGTTCCCATGACGATCATGTCGGCCTTTTCCGCTTCGGCAATGGACAGGATTTCCTCGGCGGGATAGCCGGTCACAACCTTGCCCTGCACGTTCAGATCCTTGAAATTGTCCTTCACAAACTCGTTCATGGTATCCTCTGCGCCGGTGACGATTTCGCCAACAAAGCTTTCGATGGAGCTGGGCGGGACATGGAAGCCCACATACTGGCTGAGAGAAGGCGCGACATAGAGAACAACGATTTGTGCATTGACGCAGCCACCAATCATGCTGGCATACTCCGCCACCTTGGGGCTATAGTCCGAAAAATCCACCGCACAAATAATCTTCTTGATATCTGCCATATTCGTCCTCCTTGTTTCGCTGATGCAACACCATTTCACGATGAACGGCACCTGCATCCTGTATTACTATATCTATTACTATTATCTGCCAGAGGCAGAGACCATAGACAACTATTTTCTTCTGCTTTACCATGAAATGGTCCCCTGAAAAGGGAAAACAGGAGAAACGGCATTTTTTGCCGAGCCATCTTGTAAAATTAGTAAGTATTTTCAACAAATTGTCAAGGCGGCCTGTTTGGCAAGCTCTTTGCAAAGTATAGACAAACCACAGGATAGGAGTGTGAACCATGAAGATCCGTCCTGATCAGATCGAGGGCGTTCAACCGGAGCAAACGCAACGGAAGAACAAGGCACAAGAGCCGGGGCAAGCCTTCGGGGATCTTCTCAATCAGGAAATAGCCAAGGGCAATGCTCCCATGGCTCCGGTCGGCGTCGCGCCGCCCCTGATAGTGAATCCCCTGATCGCAGCCGAGGCAGCGACGGCAACCAATGCGAATGCCGTTGACTCCGCCGTGGCCGGACAAGTGGAATCCGTTCTGGACAAGTGGGACAACTATGCAGCGAGCCTTGCCGGCTCCGAATCCGGACTCAAGTCCGCATACGGCACCCTTGATGAGATCGCCAATGAAGTGGCAGCCATCAAGGAAAGCCAGCCAAACCTTGACCCGGGGCTGAAGTCCATTGTCGATGAACTGGAAACGCTCACCGCAACCGAACAGTTCAA from Pseudodesulfovibrio profundus encodes the following:
- the hisC gene encoding histidinol-phosphate transaminase; translation: MREFTVRPEIMEFDPYKPGLTIEQIQAQYGLDTVIKLASNENPLGVSPIVQKTLDRNAAKVFRYPENHSPRLTEAISRHVGVPKESILVGNGSDEIIDMLFRMKARPGKSNVICYENSFSMYRMCAKLAGVEYREVKRGEDYELPLDKLAEAADEDTAMVIVTSPDNPTGLAAGIEDISVLAGVLPKDCLLVVDEAYIDFVWPPESYTPVQAYDKFDNLVVLRTFSKAYGLAGLRVGYGILPQPLAALLKNARIPFTVNLLAEDAAIAALEDDTFYNETLSVVMRGREYFTEELRKLGCKVWPSQANFVMFEPTKPAQSVFKALLRKGIIVRPLASFGLGKNIRVNVGTDAENKQFIRTLGDILNG
- a CDS encoding universal stress protein — protein: MADIKKIICAVDFSDYSPKVAEYASMIGGCVNAQIVVLYVAPSLSQYVGFHVPPSSIESFVGEIVTGAEDTMNEFVKDNFKDLNVQGKVVTGYPAEEILSIAEAEKADMIVMGTHGRKGIDRILFGSVAEKVVKSSSVPVLTVRPE